From one Nocardioides sp. Kera G14 genomic stretch:
- a CDS encoding ATP-binding cassette domain-containing protein, producing the protein MLELIGVTAGYGRSMVLHDVHVEVPTSGAVAIMGHNGAGKTTLLRAAVGLLPVRQGKILLDGEDVTRLRPNARVRRGLGYVPQGQLCFPQMTTLENLQLVTTDKASTDEVLDTFPALRGLLSRKAGLLSGGQRQQLAIARTLLTKPRMLILDEPTEGIQPNVVAEIESTIAALAARGDLSLLLVEQHVGFALRATKHYYVLESGRITSEGEGGPAAVDAVRAAMAV; encoded by the coding sequence ATGCTCGAGCTCATCGGTGTCACCGCCGGCTACGGCCGCAGCATGGTGCTCCATGACGTCCATGTCGAGGTGCCGACCTCCGGCGCCGTGGCGATCATGGGCCACAACGGAGCCGGGAAGACGACCCTGTTGCGGGCAGCCGTCGGCCTCCTTCCCGTCAGGCAGGGGAAGATCCTGCTCGACGGCGAGGACGTCACCCGTCTGCGGCCGAACGCCCGGGTGCGTCGCGGCCTCGGGTACGTGCCCCAGGGGCAGCTCTGCTTCCCGCAGATGACAACGCTGGAGAACCTCCAGCTGGTCACCACCGACAAGGCTTCGACCGACGAGGTGCTCGATACCTTCCCCGCACTGCGCGGACTGCTCAGCCGCAAGGCCGGCCTGCTCTCCGGCGGCCAGCGCCAGCAGCTGGCGATCGCACGCACCCTGCTGACCAAGCCGCGGATGCTCATCCTCGACGAGCCCACCGAGGGGATCCAGCCCAACGTCGTCGCGGAGATCGAATCCACGATCGCGGCGCTCGCCGCGCGCGGTGACCTCTCCCTCCTCCTTGTCGAGCAGCACGTCGGGTTCGCCCTGCGCGCGACGAAGCACTACTACGTGCTCGAGTCCGGTCGGATCACCTCGGAGGGCGAGGGTGGCCCTGCGGCCGTCGACGCCGTCCGTGCGGCGATGGCCGTCTGA
- a CDS encoding urease subunit gamma — MHLTPADTEKLLLAVAGMVARDRLARGVRLNYPESVALLSTWVIERAREGRTVGDLMTAGREVLTREQVMPDVVDMLVDVQVEATFPDGRKLVTIHQPIA, encoded by the coding sequence ATGCATCTGACCCCAGCTGACACCGAGAAGCTGCTCCTCGCCGTCGCCGGCATGGTCGCCCGCGACCGGTTGGCCCGCGGCGTCCGACTCAACTACCCCGAGTCGGTCGCGCTGCTCTCCACGTGGGTCATCGAGCGGGCCCGCGAGGGCCGCACCGTCGGCGACCTCATGACGGCAGGACGCGAGGTCCTCACCCGCGAACAGGTCATGCCCGACGTCGTCGACATGCTCGTGGACGTCCAGGTCGAGGCGACGTTCCCGGACGGGCGGAAGCTCGTCACCATCCATCAACCGATCGCCTAG
- the urtB gene encoding urea ABC transporter permease subunit UrtB, translating into MDSLIPPLLNGTADGALLLIAALGLALTFGQMGVINMAHGEFLMAGAYAAYLTQQVVSSTNISILIALPVAFAIAGVLGLILEFAIIRWMYDRPLDTLLVTVGVSLVLRQAALQIFPAQGVPVEKPDWLDGQLDIFGYHWPLRQLFTIVLAVVCLAGLAALLKYSVFGRQIRATVQNRALAETLGVSTRVVDRLTFFIGSGLAGVGGVAVSLIGGTNATLGTKYIIPAFLVVVAGGLGQLKGTIIAAWAVGVSMAFLADWTTGSLAQVVAFVLVVIFLQAKPQGLFTVRTRGLA; encoded by the coding sequence GTGGACTCATTGATCCCACCCCTGCTCAACGGCACCGCCGACGGTGCCCTGCTCCTGATCGCCGCTCTGGGCCTGGCCCTGACGTTCGGTCAGATGGGCGTGATCAACATGGCCCACGGCGAGTTCCTCATGGCCGGCGCCTACGCGGCGTACCTCACCCAACAGGTGGTGAGCAGCACCAACATCTCGATCCTGATCGCCCTCCCGGTGGCCTTCGCGATCGCCGGTGTGCTCGGCCTGATCCTGGAGTTCGCCATCATCCGCTGGATGTACGACCGACCGTTGGACACGCTCCTCGTCACGGTCGGTGTCAGCCTCGTGCTCCGGCAGGCGGCGCTGCAGATCTTCCCCGCCCAGGGCGTGCCGGTGGAGAAGCCGGACTGGCTCGACGGCCAGCTCGACATCTTCGGCTACCACTGGCCACTGCGCCAGCTCTTCACCATCGTCCTCGCGGTCGTCTGCCTCGCGGGCCTGGCGGCCCTGCTCAAGTACAGCGTCTTCGGACGCCAGATCCGGGCGACGGTGCAGAACCGAGCGCTGGCCGAGACCCTCGGCGTCTCCACCCGCGTCGTCGACCGCCTGACCTTCTTCATCGGCTCTGGACTGGCCGGCGTCGGCGGGGTCGCGGTCTCGCTGATCGGTGGCACCAACGCCACCCTCGGCACGAAATACATCATTCCCGCGTTCCTGGTCGTGGTCGCAGGCGGGCTGGGCCAGCTGAAGGGGACGATCATCGCGGCGTGGGCGGTCGGTGTGTCGATGGCCTTCCTCGCCGACTGGACGACGGGCAGCCTCGCCCAGGTGGTCGCGTTCGTCCTGGTCGTGATCTTCCTCCAGGCCAAGCCGCAGGGACTCTTCACCGTCCGCACGAGGGGGCTCGCATGA
- the urtC gene encoding urea ABC transporter permease subunit UrtC produces the protein MNTSKAIRMLRGPWGSLLGIAVVALLLLVVAPGVLSEFRLNNLAKYCAWAMVAVGIGLAWGRGGMLVMGQGVFFGLGAYAMGMHMQLEASGGAVPSFMILYDPLAPLPSFWEPFKSGLFTIVAIVVAPIIVASILGYAIFKRRVKGAYFAILTQALAVALATLITSTIKLTGGDTGLSGFTSFFGYKLDDPANRQFIYTITAGLLIACLVVAWQLYRSRFGELLVATRDAEERVRFLGYDPSNIKLVAFVVAAVMASLGGAMFVPIAGIISPKDIDAAASILMIAGAALGGRAALFGPALGAIAVGYGQSTLSERWPDLWIYFLGGLFIVVTLFLPGGIASLPKLFNRFVRSKEATA, from the coding sequence ATGAACACGTCGAAGGCCATCCGCATGCTGCGCGGGCCGTGGGGCTCCCTGCTCGGCATCGCCGTCGTGGCGCTCCTGCTCCTCGTCGTCGCTCCGGGCGTGCTCAGCGAGTTCCGGCTCAACAACCTCGCCAAGTACTGCGCGTGGGCGATGGTGGCCGTCGGCATCGGTCTCGCCTGGGGTCGCGGCGGCATGCTCGTGATGGGCCAGGGCGTGTTCTTCGGTCTCGGCGCCTACGCCATGGGCATGCACATGCAGCTGGAGGCCTCCGGCGGCGCGGTGCCCTCCTTCATGATCCTGTACGACCCCCTCGCGCCCCTCCCGTCGTTCTGGGAGCCCTTCAAGAGCGGCCTCTTCACGATCGTGGCCATCGTCGTCGCGCCGATCATCGTGGCCTCGATCCTGGGCTATGCGATCTTCAAGCGACGGGTGAAGGGCGCCTACTTCGCCATCCTCACCCAGGCACTCGCGGTGGCATTGGCCACGCTGATCACCTCGACGATCAAGCTGACCGGTGGCGACACGGGCCTGTCCGGCTTCACCTCGTTCTTCGGCTACAAGCTCGACGACCCGGCCAACAGGCAGTTCATCTACACCATCACCGCCGGGTTGCTGATCGCCTGCCTCGTCGTCGCGTGGCAGCTCTACCGCAGCCGCTTCGGTGAGCTCCTCGTCGCGACCCGGGACGCGGAGGAGCGGGTGCGCTTCCTGGGCTACGACCCCTCCAACATCAAGCTCGTCGCGTTCGTCGTGGCCGCCGTGATGGCGAGCCTCGGTGGCGCCATGTTCGTCCCGATCGCCGGGATCATCTCCCCGAAGGACATCGACGCCGCCGCCTCGATCCTGATGATCGCCGGGGCGGCGCTCGGTGGCCGGGCGGCCCTCTTCGGGCCGGCCCTCGGCGCCATCGCCGTCGGCTACGGGCAGTCGACCCTCTCCGAGCGGTGGCCGGACCTGTGGATCTACTTCCTCGGCGGGCTCTTCATCGTCGTGACGCTCTTCCTGCCCGGCGGGATCGCCTCACTCCCCAAGCTGTTCAACCGCTTCGTCCGCTCCAAGGAGGCGACCGCATGA
- the ureB gene encoding urease subunit beta — MSTQSQGPGAVRTAEGTLVLNAGRESRQIVIVNTGDRPVQIGSHIHLPDVNAGLAFDRDLAAGFRLDIPSGTSRRFEPGASREVTIVRLGGRGVVPGIQIRPEV, encoded by the coding sequence GTGTCGACACAGTCGCAGGGGCCGGGGGCCGTCCGCACCGCCGAGGGGACGCTGGTGCTCAACGCCGGTCGCGAGTCCAGGCAGATCGTCATCGTCAACACCGGCGACCGTCCGGTGCAGATCGGCTCGCACATCCATCTCCCGGACGTCAACGCCGGGCTCGCGTTCGACCGTGACCTCGCGGCCGGGTTCCGCCTGGACATCCCGTCGGGCACGTCGCGACGGTTCGAGCCCGGAGCTTCGCGCGAGGTGACGATCGTCCGCCTCGGTGGGCGCGGGGTCGTCCCCGGCATCCAGATCCGGCCGGAGGTCTGA
- the urtD gene encoding urea ABC transporter ATP-binding protein UrtD, whose product MSTPEAQGLDYLEVQGLTVSFDGFKAVDGVDLTLLQGRLHFLIGPNGAGKTTLVDALTGLVRGTGFARYRNKDLLKLKSHQIVRAGVGRTFQTATVFEQLSVAQNLDIAAGIHRRAWQLALPRRRMSDRVAEALDTIGLTHLADRPAGILAHGQKQWLEIGMLLVQDAKVMFLDETVAGMSAEERDETGELLRRIGRDRTIVVIEHDMEFVRRYADTVTVMHAGKVLTEGTVAQVQADERVQEVYLGRTADAVNVAPEAVAAEAAGEEA is encoded by the coding sequence ATGAGCACGCCCGAAGCCCAGGGCCTCGACTACCTCGAGGTGCAGGGGCTCACGGTGAGTTTCGACGGCTTCAAGGCGGTCGACGGCGTGGACCTCACGCTGCTCCAGGGGCGGCTCCACTTCCTGATCGGCCCGAACGGTGCCGGCAAGACGACACTCGTGGATGCGCTGACCGGCCTGGTCCGCGGCACCGGCTTCGCCCGCTACCGGAACAAGGACCTGCTCAAGCTGAAGTCGCACCAGATCGTGCGTGCCGGCGTCGGCCGCACCTTCCAGACCGCGACGGTCTTCGAGCAGCTCAGCGTCGCGCAGAACCTCGACATCGCCGCCGGCATCCACCGCCGGGCGTGGCAGCTCGCCCTGCCGAGACGTCGGATGTCGGACCGGGTGGCGGAAGCATTGGACACGATCGGCCTCACCCACCTCGCCGACCGACCGGCCGGCATCCTCGCGCACGGCCAGAAGCAGTGGCTCGAGATCGGGATGCTCCTCGTCCAGGACGCGAAGGTGATGTTCCTGGACGAGACCGTGGCAGGCATGAGTGCCGAGGAGCGCGACGAGACCGGTGAGCTGCTGCGTCGCATCGGCCGCGACCGCACGATCGTCGTGATCGAGCACGACATGGAGTTCGTGCGCAGGTACGCCGACACGGTGACCGTGATGCACGCCGGGAAGGTGCTCACCGAGGGGACCGTCGCCCAGGTCCAGGCCGACGAGCGGGTCCAGGAGGTCTACCTCGGCCGGACCGCCGATGCGGTCAATGTCGCTCCCGAGGCCGTCGCGGCCGAGGCTGCTGGAGAGGAGGCGTGA
- a CDS encoding urease accessory protein UreF: protein MPGPTMAADLLLMLLADARLPVAGHTQSAGLEPAVLGGLTSAGVPLYLGARLDTVTRVEAATAVVALHHLRQAISLEPVTAAWAARTPSQALRHVSRTQGRALHRLLRRLWPEHPAVVAVGGATAPRAVVLAAAADAAGLSPAALARLVGYDDAQTVAAAALKLLPMDPADATGWVLDALPLIEDLAADVAALTEPGDIPASGAPQFEAWAQAHATATRRLFSA from the coding sequence GTGCCGGGACCCACCATGGCGGCCGACCTCCTCCTCATGCTCCTCGCGGACGCGCGCCTGCCGGTCGCCGGCCACACGCAGTCCGCCGGGCTGGAGCCGGCGGTGCTCGGCGGTCTGACGTCAGCGGGCGTGCCCCTCTATCTCGGGGCCCGGCTGGACACCGTCACCCGCGTGGAGGCCGCGACTGCGGTCGTGGCGCTCCACCACCTCCGTCAAGCGATCTCGCTCGAGCCGGTCACCGCCGCGTGGGCGGCGCGTACGCCCAGCCAGGCGCTGCGCCACGTCTCGCGCACGCAGGGGCGCGCGCTGCACCGACTGCTGCGCCGACTGTGGCCCGAGCATCCGGCCGTGGTCGCGGTCGGTGGCGCGACTGCTCCGCGGGCCGTCGTACTGGCGGCGGCAGCCGATGCAGCAGGGCTCAGCCCGGCCGCGCTGGCGCGGCTGGTCGGCTACGACGACGCGCAGACGGTCGCGGCGGCTGCGCTGAAGCTGTTGCCGATGGACCCGGCCGACGCGACCGGGTGGGTGCTCGACGCCCTTCCGCTGATCGAGGACCTCGCGGCCGACGTCGCCGCGCTGACCGAGCCCGGGGACATCCCGGCGTCCGGTGCACCCCAGTTCGAGGCATGGGCGCAGGCCCATGCCACCGCCACGAGGAGGCTCTTCAGTGCTTGA
- the ureG gene encoding urease accessory protein UreG, which translates to MLDHAHTPHPLHPIRALRLGVCGPVGTGKSSLIAMLCRELAAELRMGVVTNDIYTDEDARFLRSAGVLDPERIRAVETGACPHTAIRDDITANLMAVEELEADFDPLDLVLIESGGDNLTATFSPALVDVQIFLIDVAGGGDVARKGGPGISRADLLVVNKTDLAPYVGVDRDQMVVDATQARAGGPVIALSRTDPASVAELVGWVLAQLKRHLDGDLIPLDPGPMAPHFHAEDGVTHAHEHSH; encoded by the coding sequence GTGCTTGACCACGCGCACACCCCGCATCCGCTCCACCCGATCCGCGCCCTCCGCCTGGGGGTCTGCGGCCCGGTCGGCACCGGCAAGAGCTCGCTCATCGCCATGCTCTGCCGCGAGCTGGCGGCCGAGCTGCGGATGGGTGTCGTCACCAACGACATCTACACCGACGAGGACGCCCGCTTCCTCCGCTCGGCCGGCGTGCTCGACCCTGAGCGCATCCGCGCCGTCGAGACCGGCGCCTGTCCCCACACCGCCATCCGCGACGACATCACCGCCAACCTGATGGCGGTCGAGGAGCTCGAGGCCGACTTCGACCCGCTCGACCTCGTGTTGATCGAGTCAGGTGGGGACAACCTCACCGCGACCTTCTCCCCCGCGCTCGTCGACGTCCAGATCTTCCTGATCGACGTGGCCGGTGGTGGCGACGTCGCCCGCAAGGGCGGTCCCGGTATCAGCCGGGCCGACCTCCTCGTGGTCAACAAGACCGACCTGGCGCCGTACGTCGGCGTCGACCGTGACCAGATGGTCGTCGACGCCACACAGGCCCGCGCCGGCGGCCCCGTGATCGCGTTGTCGCGCACGGACCCGGCCTCGGTCGCCGAGCTGGTGGGCTGGGTGCTCGCGCAGCTCAAGCGTCACCTCGACGGTGACCTGATCCCGCTCGACCCGGGCCCGATGGCGCCTCATTTCCACGCGGAGGACGGCGTCACCCATGCCCACGAGCACAGCCACTGA
- a CDS encoding 5'-3' exonuclease — protein sequence MTSRMLLDTASLYFRAFFGVPEVLADDGTPVNAVRGLLDFMARLVGEYSPTELVCCWDDDWRPQWRVDLLPSYKAHRVVAEDAGPAGTDIEEVPDPLQVQVPLIREVLDAFGIAVRGAAHYEADDIIGTLSTDAGLAVDVVTGDRDLFQLVSDSAPGGPVRVLYIARGVSKHERVDEAWVEAKYAVKPHQYADFATLRGDASDGLPGVSGIGDKTAATLLQRFGDLDAIVAAAADPRAEMGPSPRARILAAADYLTVAPKVVAVARDVDVDRSGLATPYAPADPERLVELAQRWNLTGSVTRLITALASARP from the coding sequence GTGACGTCGCGCATGCTGCTGGACACGGCCAGTCTCTACTTCCGGGCGTTCTTCGGCGTACCGGAGGTGCTCGCCGACGACGGCACGCCGGTCAACGCCGTGCGCGGGCTGCTCGACTTCATGGCCCGTCTCGTGGGCGAGTACTCCCCCACCGAGCTGGTCTGCTGCTGGGACGACGACTGGCGTCCCCAGTGGCGCGTGGACCTGCTGCCGTCCTACAAGGCGCACCGGGTCGTCGCCGAGGATGCGGGGCCAGCAGGGACGGATATCGAGGAGGTGCCCGACCCGCTCCAGGTCCAGGTCCCGCTCATCCGCGAGGTGCTCGACGCGTTCGGGATCGCGGTGCGTGGCGCCGCGCACTACGAGGCCGACGACATCATCGGCACGCTGTCCACCGACGCCGGCCTCGCCGTCGACGTCGTCACCGGTGACCGCGACCTCTTCCAGCTCGTCTCGGACTCTGCCCCCGGTGGGCCTGTCCGCGTGCTCTACATCGCTCGGGGCGTCTCCAAGCACGAGCGGGTCGACGAGGCGTGGGTCGAGGCGAAGTACGCCGTCAAGCCGCATCAGTACGCCGACTTCGCGACCCTTCGCGGTGACGCCTCCGACGGCCTGCCCGGTGTCTCCGGCATCGGCGATAAGACGGCCGCGACCCTGCTCCAGCGTTTCGGTGACCTCGACGCGATCGTCGCGGCCGCCGCCGATCCCCGGGCGGAGATGGGCCCGAGCCCGCGGGCGAGGATCCTCGCGGCCGCCGACTACCTGACCGTCGCGCCGAAGGTCGTGGCCGTCGCCCGGGACGTCGACGTCGACCGGAGCGGCCTGGCGACGCCGTACGCACCGGCGGATCCGGAGCGGCTTGTCGAGCTCGCGCAACGCTGGAACCTCACCGGCTCCGTCACCCGGCTCATCACCGCGCTGGCTTCCGCGCGGCCGTAA
- the urtA gene encoding urea ABC transporter substrate-binding protein → MTKNRARLLAGTASVLAASLALTACGGAKTSDSAGSPTTSAAAAKSCVDTSGDTVKLGFINSLTGSMAISEKTVSNVLHMAADQINAAGGILGKKIEPVQEDGATDWPTFAEKTEKLLTSDCVAAIFGGWTSSSRKAMKPVVEKDNGLLFYPVQYEGLESSKNIYYTGATTNQQILPAMDFLKSKGVKTLFLAGSDYVFPRTANAIIKLYAKQLGIKIVGEEYVPLDKDDWTTQVAKIVKAKPDFIFNTINGSSNVGFIKAYTDAGLKAATTPIISVSIAEEEAPNMGASVEGQYAAWNYFESVQSPANAKFIADWKAYPGSSGVTSDPMEAAYDSLFLYKAMVEKAGSFDVDKINAVSDGVSFDAPEGTVVVNGKNHHISKPGLIGQINKDNQFDVVWHSDGPIQPDPYLEGYSWFPAATRDALVKAAG, encoded by the coding sequence GTGACAAAGAATCGCGCTCGACTCCTGGCCGGCACCGCCTCGGTGCTCGCTGCGAGCCTCGCCCTGACCGCCTGTGGGGGCGCCAAGACCAGCGACTCGGCTGGATCGCCCACCACCAGCGCGGCCGCCGCAAAGTCGTGTGTCGACACCTCGGGTGACACCGTCAAGCTCGGCTTCATCAACTCCCTGACCGGCTCCATGGCGATCTCGGAGAAGACCGTCTCGAACGTCCTGCACATGGCCGCGGACCAGATCAACGCCGCCGGCGGCATCCTGGGCAAGAAGATCGAGCCCGTCCAGGAGGACGGCGCCACCGACTGGCCCACGTTCGCCGAGAAGACCGAGAAGCTCCTCACCTCCGACTGCGTCGCCGCGATCTTCGGCGGCTGGACGTCGTCGTCCCGCAAGGCGATGAAGCCGGTCGTCGAGAAGGACAACGGCCTCCTCTTCTACCCGGTGCAGTACGAGGGTCTGGAGTCCTCGAAGAACATCTACTACACGGGTGCGACGACCAACCAGCAGATCCTGCCGGCGATGGACTTCCTCAAGTCCAAGGGCGTGAAGACGCTCTTCCTCGCGGGTTCGGACTACGTCTTCCCCCGCACGGCCAACGCGATCATCAAGCTCTACGCCAAGCAGCTCGGCATCAAGATCGTCGGCGAGGAGTACGTCCCGCTCGACAAGGACGACTGGACCACGCAGGTCGCGAAGATCGTCAAGGCGAAGCCTGACTTCATCTTCAACACCATCAACGGCTCCTCCAACGTCGGCTTCATCAAGGCCTACACGGACGCCGGCCTCAAGGCGGCCACGACGCCGATCATCTCGGTGTCGATCGCCGAGGAGGAGGCGCCGAACATGGGGGCCTCCGTCGAGGGCCAGTACGCCGCGTGGAACTACTTCGAGTCGGTGCAGTCGCCGGCCAACGCGAAGTTCATCGCCGACTGGAAGGCCTACCCTGGCTCCAGCGGTGTCACGTCCGACCCGATGGAGGCGGCGTACGACTCGCTGTTCCTCTACAAGGCGATGGTGGAGAAGGCCGGCTCGTTCGACGTCGACAAGATCAACGCGGTCTCCGACGGCGTCTCGTTCGACGCCCCCGAGGGCACCGTCGTGGTCAACGGCAAGAACCACCACATCAGCAAGCCGGGCCTGATCGGCCAGATCAACAAGGACAACCAGTTCGACGTGGTCTGGCACTCCGACGGCCCGATCCAGCCCGACCCGTACCTCGAGGGCTACAGCTGGTTCCCGGCCGCCACGCGTGACGCGCTGGTCAAGGCCGCCGGCTGA
- a CDS encoding polyprenol monophosphomannose synthase yields MSTFDPVLGRAVMVMPTYNEADNIGWIVGRLRAAQPGVDVLIVDDGSPDGTGRIADELAAADDGIHVLHRTEKAGLGAAYLHGFRWALDAGYDVIGEMDADGSHQPEELHLLLEALHDADLVIGSRWVPGGSVLNWPLRREALSRGGNAYVRLLLGIKVRDATAGFRLFRRTTLEKINIDSVQSTGYVFQTDMVTRALNAGLTVSEVPIQFIERVRGHSKMSGAVAAESMRRVTAWGIQERRAQLRRAWERARTPQ; encoded by the coding sequence ATGAGCACTTTCGACCCCGTCCTCGGACGGGCCGTCATGGTCATGCCGACCTACAACGAGGCCGACAACATCGGATGGATCGTCGGACGGCTCCGCGCTGCCCAGCCGGGCGTCGACGTCCTGATCGTCGATGACGGTTCGCCCGACGGCACCGGCCGGATCGCGGACGAGCTGGCCGCGGCCGATGACGGGATCCATGTGTTGCACCGCACGGAGAAGGCCGGGCTGGGGGCGGCGTACCTCCACGGCTTCCGCTGGGCGCTGGACGCCGGCTACGACGTGATCGGCGAGATGGATGCCGACGGCTCGCACCAGCCCGAGGAGCTCCACCTGCTCCTCGAGGCCCTGCACGATGCCGACCTCGTGATCGGCTCGCGCTGGGTGCCCGGCGGCTCGGTGCTCAACTGGCCGCTGCGCCGTGAGGCGCTCTCCCGCGGCGGGAACGCCTATGTGCGCCTGCTCCTGGGCATCAAGGTCCGGGACGCGACAGCCGGTTTCCGGCTCTTCCGCAGGACGACGCTCGAGAAGATCAACATCGACTCCGTGCAGTCGACAGGCTACGTCTTCCAGACCGACATGGTCACCCGCGCCCTCAACGCGGGACTGACCGTGAGCGAGGTGCCGATCCAGTTCATCGAGCGCGTCCGCGGCCACTCGAAGATGAGCGGCGCGGTCGCCGCCGAGTCGATGCGCCGTGTGACCGCCTGGGGGATCCAGGAGCGCCGCGCGCAGCTGCGCCGGGCATGGGAACGGGCCCGCACCCCTCAGTGA
- a CDS encoding urease subunit alpha, with protein sequence MEITRSEYAALYGPTTGDQVRLGDTDLWIQVEEDLTFGGEEAVFGGGKSIRESMAQGGTSRAEGAVDTVITNALVLDHWGIVKADVGIRDGRIVALGRAGNPDIADGVHPELLIGPSTDVISGEGRILTAGAVDIHVHFLSRSQLHEALATGVTTVGGGGTGPSEGSKATTVTPGAWHLQTVHRALDSLPLNILLMGKGNTVSAAGLAEQALAGAGGYKVHEDWGATPAAIDASLRAADEFGLQVALHSDSLNEAGYLESTVAAIGGRSIHAFHAEGAGGGHAPDILQIASLPHIIPGSTNPTLPHTVNTVAEHLDMLMVCHHLNPRVPEDLAFAESRIRATTIAAEDILHDMGALSITSSDAQAMGRIGEVVTRTWQVAHLMKARLGDHYDLGGGPADNLRAKRYVAKYTINPAIAHGMAHEVGSVEVGKLADLVLWDPRFFGIRPEVVLKGGALVWGALGDPNASIPTPQPQLMRETLIHPADGAGADHSVTFVAPAALADGLADRLGLRRRLSPLSDSRSLTKADMVNNSATPDIRVDPETFAIAIDGETVAPAPADRLPLAQLYTLF encoded by the coding sequence GTGGAGATCACGCGCAGTGAGTACGCCGCCCTCTACGGCCCGACGACAGGTGACCAGGTCCGCCTCGGCGACACCGACCTGTGGATCCAGGTCGAGGAGGACCTGACCTTCGGCGGTGAGGAGGCGGTCTTCGGTGGCGGCAAGTCCATCCGGGAGTCGATGGCGCAGGGCGGCACGAGCCGCGCCGAGGGAGCCGTCGACACGGTGATCACGAACGCCCTCGTGCTGGACCACTGGGGCATCGTGAAGGCCGACGTCGGCATCCGCGACGGACGGATCGTCGCGCTGGGGCGCGCGGGGAATCCTGACATCGCCGACGGCGTACACCCGGAGTTGCTGATCGGGCCCTCCACCGACGTGATCTCCGGCGAGGGCCGGATCCTCACCGCGGGGGCCGTCGACATCCACGTCCACTTCCTCTCCCGCTCCCAGCTGCACGAAGCACTCGCGACAGGTGTCACCACGGTCGGCGGCGGTGGCACCGGTCCGTCGGAGGGATCGAAGGCGACCACCGTCACGCCGGGCGCGTGGCACCTGCAGACGGTCCACCGCGCCCTGGACTCGCTGCCGCTCAACATCCTCCTGATGGGCAAGGGCAACACCGTCTCCGCGGCCGGTCTGGCCGAGCAGGCGCTGGCGGGCGCCGGCGGCTACAAGGTCCACGAGGACTGGGGAGCGACCCCGGCCGCCATCGACGCCTCGCTGCGGGCGGCGGACGAGTTCGGCCTCCAGGTGGCGCTGCATTCGGACTCGCTCAACGAGGCGGGCTACCTCGAGTCGACCGTGGCGGCGATCGGCGGACGGTCGATCCACGCCTTCCACGCGGAGGGCGCCGGCGGCGGTCACGCGCCGGACATCCTCCAGATCGCCTCGCTGCCGCACATCATCCCGGGGTCCACGAACCCGACCCTCCCCCACACCGTCAACACCGTGGCCGAGCACCTCGACATGCTGATGGTCTGCCACCACCTCAACCCACGGGTGCCCGAGGACCTGGCCTTCGCGGAGTCGCGGATCCGCGCCACCACGATCGCGGCGGAGGACATCCTGCACGACATGGGCGCACTCTCGATCACCTCCTCCGACGCCCAGGCGATGGGCCGGATCGGCGAGGTCGTCACGCGCACGTGGCAGGTGGCACACCTGATGAAGGCCCGCCTCGGTGACCACTACGACCTCGGCGGCGGGCCAGCCGACAACCTCCGCGCCAAGCGGTACGTCGCCAAGTACACGATCAACCCCGCGATCGCCCACGGGATGGCCCATGAGGTCGGCTCCGTCGAGGTCGGCAAGCTCGCCGACCTCGTCCTCTGGGACCCGCGCTTCTTCGGCATCCGCCCGGAGGTCGTGCTCAAGGGTGGCGCGCTGGTGTGGGGAGCCCTCGGGGACCCGAACGCCTCGATCCCGACCCCGCAGCCGCAGCTCATGCGGGAGACGCTCATCCACCCGGCCGACGGCGCGGGGGCAGACCACTCGGTCACGTTCGTCGCCCCGGCAGCCCTGGCCGACGGACTGGCGGACCGGCTCGGCCTGCGCCGCAGGCTCTCGCCGCTCAGCGACTCACGCAGCCTGACCAAGGCCGACATGGTGAACAACTCGGCGACACCGGACATCCGCGTCGATCCCGAGACCTTCGCGATCGCCATCGACGGGGAGACGGTCGCTCCTGCCCCGGCCGACCGCCTGCCCCTCGCCCAGCTCTACACCCTCTTCTGA